A window of Actinomadura viridis genomic DNA:
GGGCCGAGCCGGGCGACCGCCGCGTGCGGGTCGGCGTCATGGACACCGGGGTCGACGGCGACCACCCCGACATCAAGGCCAACTTCGACCGGAGGCTGAGCCGGAACTTCACCGTCGACATCCCCGCCGACGCCAACGGCGACGAGGTCGACGGGCCGTGCGAGGACGAGCCGGACAAGTCCTGCAACGACCCCAACGACGTGGACGAGAACGAGCACGGCACGCATGTGGCCTCGACCATCGCCTCGCCGCGCAACGGCCTGGGCATGGCCGGTGTCGCGCCGAACGTGTCGATCGTCAACCTGCGGGTGGGCCAGGACTCCGGCTACTTCTTCCTGCAGCCGACCGTGGACGGCCTGACCTACGCGGCCAGGAACGGCATCGATGTGGTCAACATGAGCTACTACATCGACCCCTGGCTGTGGAACTGCGCCGCCAACCCGGCGGACTCGCCCGAGGACCAGGCCGAGCAGCGCACCATCATCCAGGCCGCGCAGCGCGCGCTGGACTTCGCGCACAAGCGGGGCGTCACGCTGGTGGCGGCGGCGGGCAACGAGCTGGTCGACTACACCAAGACCAACACCGACGCGACCAGCCCCGACTTCGCGTCGGAGCCGGGTGAGGCGCCGTACGAGCGGACGGTCGCGCCGAACTGCGTCTCGATGCCGTCCGAGGGCGAGAACGTGATCCCGGTATCCTCGACCGGAATCAGCACCCGCAAGGCGTACTACTCCAGCCACGGCAACGGGTACATCGCGGTGGCCGCTCCGGGCGGCGACAAGTACGACACCGCCGACGGCAAGCCCGACGACCGCCGCGGCATCTGGGCCGCCTACCCCGAGTCCATCGCCCGCGAGCGCGGGGAGCTCAACCCCGACGGCACGCCGAACACCACCCGCGTGCTGCGCGACTGCAAGGACGGCACCTGCGCCTACTACCAGTCGATCCAGGGCACCTCGATGGCCTCGCCGCACGCGGCCGGTGTCGCGGCCCTGATCGTCAGCAGGTACGGCAGGCCCGACCGGGCGAACGGCGGCCTGACGCTGCCCCCGGCCACGGTCGAGCGGATCCTGCGCGGCACCGCGACCGCCACGGCCTGCCCGAGCCCCGCGACGGTCGAGTACGTCTGGTACCGGCTGCAGAACGGTCAGTGGGTCAAGAACACCTCCACGCAGACCTGCGAAGGCTCCAAGCAGCGCAACGGGTTCTACGGTGAGGGCATCATCGACGCGCTGAACGCCGTCAAGCGTTAGGCGCCGACCGCCCCTTCCTCCGTGGCCCCCGGCCGGACCCCCTGTCCGGCCGGGGGCCGCGCCCGTCAGAGCCACGCCCGTACCTGGGGCGGGCGGGCAGACCACCGGGCAGACCACCGGGCAGACCACCGCGGACCATCGGGCGGACCACCGGGCGGGCTCGGGCAGGATGGGGGGCATGCCGTACCGCGTCACGTTCGTCTGCACGGGCAACATCTGCCGTTCGCCGATGGCCGAGTGGATCCTGCGCCACCACGTGGAGGAGGAGGGCCTGGACGTCGAGGTCGACAGCTCCGGCACGGGCGGCTGGCATGTCGGCGACGGCGCCGATCCCCGCACGGTCGAGGCCCTCCGGCGGGCCGGGTACCGTTCGGCGCACATCGCGCGGCGGTTCGAGGAGGGCTGGTTCGCCGCCTACGACCTGATCGTCGCGCTGGACGAGGGGCACGCGCGGGCACTGCGCTCGCTGGCCCCCGACGCCGGCGCCCGGCACCGGATCCGGCTGCTGCGGGAGTTCGACCCCGCGGCGGGCGACGGCGACCTGGACGTCCCCGACCCCTACTACGGCGGCGTGGCGGACTTCGACGAGGTCCTCAGGCTGGTCGAGGCGGCCATACCGGGCCTGCTGGACGAGGTGCGCGCGGCCCTCCGGGAGGCGTGAGGATGGCCGCGCTCCGCCGGGAACGCGTCGAGGAACTGCTCGGCGACGGCGCGCGGGTCGCGTCGATCGCCGATCTCGGGTCCAGCCATGCCTGGACGCTGCACCGCGTGTCCCTGGACGGCGGCGGCGAGCTGTTCGTCAAGGCCGCCCCCGACCAGGCGGGCGTGTTCGCGGCGGAGGCGGCGGGGCTGCGCTGGCTCGCCGCCGGAGGCGGGGCGGAACCGCCCGTTCCGGAGGTCGTCGCCGCCGACGAGCACATGCTGGTCCTGCCGTGGTTGCCCACAGCCGCCCCCACCGCGCGGGCCGCCGAGCGGTTCGGGCGCGAGCTGGCGGCGATGCACGCGGCCTCGCCCCCGGCCGCCTACGGCGCGTCCTGGGAGGGCTTCATCGCCGATCTCCCGCTCGACAACACCCTCGTGGAGGGTGCGTGGCCGGGCTGGTACGCCGAGCGGCGCCTGGCGCCGTTCCTGCGCCGCGGCGCGTCCGATCTGGGACCGGACGGCGTGCGGCTGGTCGAGCGCGTCATCGAGGGGATCGACGCCCTGGCGGGCCCGCCGGAGCCGCCCGCCCGCGTCCACGGCGACCTGTGGTCCGGCAACGTCCTGTGGACGGACGGCCGCGCCATGGTGATCGATCCGGCCGCCCACGGCGGGCACCGGGAGACCGATCTGGCCATGCTGGCGCTGTTCGGGGCCCCGCACCTGGACCGCGTCGTCGCCGCCTACGACGAGGCCGCGGCCCTCGCGGACGGCTGGCGGGAGCGCGTCCCGCTGCACCAGCTGCATCCGCTGCTGGTGCACGTGGCGCTGTTCGGAGCGGGGTACCGGTCCCGGACGGTCGAGGCCGCCCGCGCCGCGCTCGCGTCCGCGGGCTGAGCTCCGCGCCGTGGGGCGCCGCGGCGCGGAGCTCGGGCCGCCGGTGATGGTTTCCGGCAGGTCGGGTCAGGTCAGCGTCGCGGCGTCGGACGGGTCCGTGGCCTGCGCGCACGCGTCGGAGAGCAGGAAGCGCAGATCGGACAGCACGGACTGGACGTTCGCCGCGCCGCTGCGCGCCAGCGCCGTCCCGAGGCGTTCCAGCCTCGGGTCGTCGGGGCCGGTCAGCCGCGACGGGTGGAGCCGCACGCGGTAGCCGTCGCCGCCGGGGGCCAGCGTCAGCAGGTCCGAGATCGCCAGTTCGCCATGGTCGGGCAGGTGGACGGCGAGCGACCCGACGGCCTGTTCGAGGGCGTCCACCGAGGCGACGCCGGTGGCGATGAGCGCCCGGGTGCGCGGCGCGGTGCAGGCGGCGTGCAGGTCCCTGAGCCGTGCCGCGACGGTGTCCCGCGCGGGGTGATCCGGGGGCAGGCCGTCGGCCAGCAGCCGGGCCGCCTCGCCGAACCGTCCCGGATGCGCCGCGGGACGTTCGGGCAGGCGTTCGCCGAGCAGAGCCGTCACGCAGGAGAGCAGGGGAAGATCGCGTTCGTCCAGTCCGGAGGTGAGCGTGACCCACAGCTCGCTTGCCAGCGGGGTGAGCCTGGGGTGGCGGCCGGACCACCGGGAGATCGCGCGTTCCACGTCGGGGCCGGACCGCCACAGGTCCGCGGGGTCGTCGGGCATCAGCGCCTCCACGAGGTCGATCGCCTCACCGGAGTCCGCCATCGCCTGCAGGGTGAGGGCCGCGGCCTTCAGTTCGGTCCGCGTCAGGTTGTGCGCGCGTACGAGCTCGGCGTCGTCGGGGTGGAGCGGGGTGACGCGTCCCGGCGCCCAGCCGAGCGGCCACGCGACGCCGCGCGCGGACGGGGACAGCAGCACGATGGCCTGCGCGGTCGACAGACCCGTGGCCTCGGCGAACGCGGCGATCACGGCCTGCCGGCCCAGTGCCGGCGGCCCGTTGCGGCCGATGAG
This region includes:
- a CDS encoding S8 family peptidase; amino-acid sequence: MITAAAACAIVTTTALALPAAAVPDRPQEPGTSSEYVVLYKEGVSLDQARAAVKAAGGTIVRENTDVGVATVRTTNARFTTQAARQGALAGAASNRVIGKAPKTPAASGKGVEREAGTQGPVRAGKPGKGDEPLADLQWDMKQINATAGGSYRAEPGDRRVRVGVMDTGVDGDHPDIKANFDRRLSRNFTVDIPADANGDEVDGPCEDEPDKSCNDPNDVDENEHGTHVASTIASPRNGLGMAGVAPNVSIVNLRVGQDSGYFFLQPTVDGLTYAARNGIDVVNMSYYIDPWLWNCAANPADSPEDQAEQRTIIQAAQRALDFAHKRGVTLVAAAGNELVDYTKTNTDATSPDFASEPGEAPYERTVAPNCVSMPSEGENVIPVSSTGISTRKAYYSSHGNGYIAVAAPGGDKYDTADGKPDDRRGIWAAYPESIARERGELNPDGTPNTTRVLRDCKDGTCAYYQSIQGTSMASPHAAGVAALIVSRYGRPDRANGGLTLPPATVERILRGTATATACPSPATVEYVWYRLQNGQWVKNTSTQTCEGSKQRNGFYGEGIIDALNAVKR
- a CDS encoding low molecular weight protein-tyrosine-phosphatase, whose translation is MPYRVTFVCTGNICRSPMAEWILRHHVEEEGLDVEVDSSGTGGWHVGDGADPRTVEALRRAGYRSAHIARRFEEGWFAAYDLIVALDEGHARALRSLAPDAGARHRIRLLREFDPAAGDGDLDVPDPYYGGVADFDEVLRLVEAAIPGLLDEVRAALREA
- a CDS encoding fructosamine kinase family protein; this translates as MAALRRERVEELLGDGARVASIADLGSSHAWTLHRVSLDGGGELFVKAAPDQAGVFAAEAAGLRWLAAGGGAEPPVPEVVAADEHMLVLPWLPTAAPTARAAERFGRELAAMHAASPPAAYGASWEGFIADLPLDNTLVEGAWPGWYAERRLAPFLRRGASDLGPDGVRLVERVIEGIDALAGPPEPPARVHGDLWSGNVLWTDGRAMVIDPAAHGGHRETDLAMLALFGAPHLDRVVAAYDEAAALADGWRERVPLHQLHPLLVHVALFGAGYRSRTVEAARAALASAG